In one Fusarium keratoplasticum isolate Fu6.1 chromosome 5, whole genome shotgun sequence genomic region, the following are encoded:
- a CDS encoding Altered inheritance of mitochondria protein 24, mitochondrial — protein MASHYYPPPPGAAQGSPAPPPPQQQVQYAPPPTSPPANRTQFYPPPPQAQAAHAMNYPPPPQQTPSPNAPPSPYQPTPIHYPPPPQQQQQQPTPSPQAQAHPQQAAHTYYPPPPTSAPAQPHQVQQQPPQPTPPQSQVQYPPPPGQQTNLAMRPAATPPVATPPAATPQAHQQHFEPPPPAAVPQAESSSHPAEKEQQPQPQQQQQPAQVAPAMTVSGAPPAGQFVGAQATSDDVGTFNGGSYRISHRDTNTILTVQLAMGCPMSAKPGAMIAMSPSVTLKGQIKFSVKKMITGGEMSSSTFVGPGEVLLAPHSLGDVTTLRLTGQEKWSVGHDAYLASTQGVIKDFKRQSISKAMFSGEGLWVYKISGTGLMWISSFGAIIKKTLVDGEKYIVDNGHLIAWNTKYVMERVASGGIISGMASAEGLVCKFTGPGTIYMQTRNSRAFAAYMGGQQYQG, from the exons ATGGCTTCCCACTATTATCCTC CTCCGCCCGGCGCGGCCCAGGGTTCGCCAG ctcctcctccaccacagCAGCAAGTCCAATATGCGCCACCTCCGACCTCTCCCCCAGCGAACCGGACGCAGTTCtaccctcctccgcctcaagcGCAAGCTGCGCATGCAATGAactatcctcctcctccccagcaAACGCCATCTCCCAATGCTCCGCCATCGCCGTATCAGCCAACGCCGATACACTacccacctcctcctcagcagcagcagcagcagccgacGCCTTCTCCCCAGGCGCAAGCTCACCCTCAGCAAGCAGCTCACACGTactatcctcctcctcccacctctGCGCCGGCGCAGCCGCACCAAGTTCAGCAGCAACCTCCTCAGCCCACGCCTCCACAATCACAGGTCCAATATCCTCCCCCGCCAGGACAGCAGACCAACTTGGCCATGCGGCCCGCAGCAACTCCCCCTGTGGCAACTCCTCCTGCAGCAACTCCCCAGGCTCACCAACAGCACTTTGAACCGCCACCTCCGGCCGCTGTGCCCCAGGCCGAGAGCAGTTCACACCCAGCCGAGAAGGAGCAACAGCCAcagcctcaacaacagcagcaaccgGCGCAAGTCGCACCAGCCATGACTGTCTCAGGAGCACCTCCGGCGGGTCAGTTCGTAGGTGCCCAGGCCACGTCCGATGACGTCGGCACATTCAACGGAGGTAGTTACCGAATCAGTCATCGAGATACCAACACCATCTTGACTGTTCAGCTTGCCATGGGCTGTCCGATGAGTGCTAAGCCAGGCGCCATGATAGCCATGTCTCCCAGTGTCACTCTGAAGGGGCAGATCAAGTTCAGCGTCAAGAAGATGATCACCGGTGGCGAGATGTCAAGCTCGACATTTGTTGGTCCTGGTGAGGTGCTCCTCGCACCGCACAGTCTCGGCGATGTCACCACGCTTCGTCTAACTGGTCAGGAGAAGTGGTCAGTAGGCCATGACGCCTATCTTGCCTCGACACAGGGCGTCATCAAGGACTTTAAGCGGCAAAGTATCAGCAAGGCCATGTTCAGTGGTGAAGGTCTGTGGGTGTACAAGATCAGTGGCACAGGTCTGATGTGGATTTCGAGTTTcggtgccatcatcaagaagacg CTTGTCGATGGCGAGAAATACATTGTGGATAACGGCCACTTGATTGCCTGGAATACCAAGTATGTCATGGAGCGCGTGGCATCTGGTGGCATCATCAGTGGCATGGCTTCGGCGGAGGGTCTCGTCTGCAAGTTCACCGGACCCGGTACCATCTATATGCAGACTCGAAACTCG AGGGCGTTTGCTGCTTACATGGGCGGACAGCAGTATCAGGGGTAA
- a CDS encoding Developmental regulatory protein wetA: MASWTLPYRVEAVDREPGFYWQDLDDGPNDGSSDFFGQFINFDTDIPSSMADPHGPDPAVPTLPGSILDHHAESTASSGVSTTEDEFDFFSCSSQVDATMPSQPSSSTAPTLSHEIDPRSLALASSDDFTTDKPSQVPRVSMSDPALPRVEGISLQGSPVKREPASQPSSPTPPNTNIRKPNKFVEALSSTIRKAGKLRKAKKPIIIDRSASPTMDNPPRALRLQHHEYGNGNDAFPHSPTGRPDNAHFVHGILDDPFNEIPAPPPADSLRFFGSNGLHTPVESPGVKPEHGNFPPEMAGQAHQASWQHQQQPHPHPHPHQQPPQGHSHPVVVAGSAPESWAAHEYMAQNPHQSGWWDLNLISQNGEYVVVDPQQQKNANLNLAMHAQHAELPYEYQVHDPNAPGLMIHMPQPRAAPAAVHDLTLNAQTYLPPPPPIPPTNATSERHRPPRAPSSGARHLSCSPIRKTRQPSASPTPATAHSRHSSNGSATSARSASGRGIVPGTPTAMRKQRRSREPSGGSVGGGGEIGFVNFTPSDGSILMTGVAPSGSSKTKARREREAMERRRRLSEAAMKAVQAAGGDVDKLMEQGFAF; this comes from the coding sequence ATGGCCTCCTGGACACTTCCCTACCGGGTTGAGGCCGTCGACCGCGAACCGGGCTTCTACTGGCAGGATCTCGACGATGGCCCCAACGATGGTTCCAGCGACTTCTTTGGTCAGTTTATCAACTTCGACACCGACAtcccctcctccatggccgaTCCTCACGGTCCCGATCCTGCCGTGCCCACTTTGCCAGGCAGCATCCTCGATCATCACGCCGAGTCCACCGCCTCATCCGGCGTGTCAACAACCGAAGATGAGTTCGACTTCTTCTCTTGTAGTTCCCAGGTCGACGCGACCATGCCATCTCAGCCCAGCTCATCTACCGCGCCCACACTCTCTCATGAGATTGATCCTCGGAGTCTCGCGCTTGCGAGCAGTGATGACTTCACCACCGATAAGCCTTCCCAGGTACCCCGGGTCTCCATGTCCGACCCAGCGCTGCCTCGAGTGGAAGGTATCTCACTACAGGGCTCGCCTGTGAAGCGAGAACCGGCCTCACAGCCCTCTTCGCCGACACcgcccaacaccaacatcagGAAGCCCAACAAGTTTGTCGAAGCACTCTCATCCACCATCCGTAAGGCCGGCAAGCttcgcaaggccaagaagcccatcaTCATTGATCGCTCAGCCTCTCCGACGATGGACAATCCACCCCGAGCCTTGAGGCTGCAGCATCACGAATATGGCAACGGTAACGACGCGTTCCCACACTCTCCGACTGGGAGGCCGGACAACGCCCACTTCGTCCATGGAATCCTCGATGATCCTTTCAATGAGATACCCGCGCCGCCCCCGGCCGACTCACTCCGGTTCTTCGGCAGCAACGGACTCCACACACCGGTCGAGTCCCCAGGAGTGAAGCCAGAGCATGGCAACTTTCCGCCCGAGATGGCCGGACAAGCACACCAAGCGTCCTggcaacaccagcaacagccacaTCCCCACCCACACCCGCACCAACAGCCGCCTCAGGGGCACTCGCACCCTGTCGTCGTGGCGGGATCCGCGCCAGAGTCATGGGCAGCACACGAGTACATGGCCCAGAACCCTCACCAGAGCGGCTGGTGGGACCTGAACCTGATCAGCCAGAACGGCGAGTACGTTGTGGTTGAtccgcagcagcagaagaacGCAAACCTCAACCTGGCCATGCACGCCCAGCACGCCGAGCTGCCGTACGAGTACCAGGTCCACGACCCCAACGCCCCAGGGCTCATGATCCATATGCCACAGCCCcgagcagctccagctgccGTCCACGACCTCACCCTCAACGCGCAGACCTaccttcctcctccacctccgaTCCCACCGACGAACGCGACCTCTGAGCGCCATCGGCCACCGAGAGCCCCTTCGTCTGGTGCCCGACACCTCTCATGCTCGCCGATCCGCAAGACTCGTCAACCATCCGCATCTCCCACGCCAGCAACAGCGCACTCGCGCCACAGCTCAAACGGATCCGCGACATCAGCACGCAGCGCCTCAGGGCGAGGCATCGTTCCCGGGACTCCGACGGCGATGCGCAAGCAGCGACGATCACGGGAGcccagcggcggcagcgtAGGCGGGGGAGGTGAGATTGGCTTCGTCAACTTCACGCCCAGCGACGGCAGCATCCTCATGACAGGCGTGGCTCCAAGCGGcagctccaagaccaaggcgcGGCGAGAGCGCGAGGCCATGgagcgacggcgacggctGAGCGAGGCGGCCATGAAGGCGGTTCAAGCGGCGGGCGGCGATGTCGACAAGTTGATGGAGCAAGGCTTTGCCTTTTAG
- a CDS encoding TRP-N domain-containing protein, whose protein sequence is MWSCIMKPLAVLASVAALAAPVSGEKLLYSNSLNACQKENGFSASMFQVTLTPNNGSARVVAAATSSIQGKVIFDIRLSAYGYQFLQKEFDPCTNNLPGLCPMVSGKIPFKFNLPVGKENLKQVPGIAYTVPDLDATVRVYVNRSDTRESVACVEADFSNGKTVDLVGVKWATAVIAGLGLVASAIVSGVGHANTAAHVASNSLSLFGYFQAQAILGLTSVGLPPIVSSWTQDFQWSMGIIKVGFMQDIFTWYQRATGGTPESILYTVGSISVEVQKRSLQLASNSVDLFKRGAAMMPRAIVDLAKRGNIQNDDGTYTVYGIQRVAFKAKIESTNLFMTGLTFFCAFVVITVLALAAFKGILELCVRQNWMSKDKFMDFRNGWLTILKGVLFRLTLIGFPQMTILCLWEFTQRDSPAEVVLAVFFLFGMVFSLAWGASKVIRIARRSVAMHRNPAYILFSDPQALNKWGFLYVQFRASAYYFIVPILIYTLVKSMFVALSQKNSVAQAIGFIIIEVGYLIAASVLRPWMDKPTNSFNIAIGAINFINAIFLLIFSNVFGLPKIVVGVVGVILFVLNAAFALILLLMLIVSTTIVFFRKNPDARYQFMADDRASFMKSQTQLNTTTELDALAATARGDKTGYNKHLDLDEEDSMSSESLRRRAEMNNQSQSSFHRGDAPPRSPVNPSMPLFPADGRPQSPFRSASPSPYQQSGSPLVQQRSNNNSSPGGYRSQNNASPWQRGAGYDH, encoded by the exons ATGTGGTCTTGTATAATGAAACCGTTGGCGGTTCTCGCCTCAGTAGCCGCCCTGGCGGCGCCCGTATCGGGTGAGAAGCTGCTCTATTCCAACTCTCTCAACGCCTGTCAGAAGGAGAACGGTTTCAGTGCCAGTATGTTCCAGGTCACCCTGACGCCAAACAACGGTTCCGCAAGAGTTGTGGCCGCTGCCACTTCGTCCATCCAAGGCAAGGTCATCTTTGACATTCGACTGTCCGCCTACGGCTACCAGTTCCTCCAGAAGGAGTTTGACCCTTGCACCAACAACCTTCCCGGTCTCTGCCCCATGGTTTCTGGCAAGATTCCCTTCAAGTTCAACCTCCCTGTTGGAAAGGAGAATCTCAAGCAAGTTCCTGGAATCGCCTACACTGTTCCCGATCTCGATGCCACCGTCCGTGTTTACGTCAACAGGAGCGACACTAGAGAGTCTGTCGCTTGTGTGGAAGCCGACTTTTCCAATGGAAAGACTGTCGATCTCGTGGGTGTCAAGTGGGCGACTGCCGTCATTGCTGGATTGGGACTCGTCGCCTCTGCCATTGTGTCGGGTGTCGGTCACGCCAACACGGCTGCGCACGTCGCTTCCAATTCTCTCTCGCTTTTCGGCTATTTCCAGGCGCAGGCCATTCTCGGTCTTACCAGCGTTGGACTCCCCCCTATTGTCTCTTCCTGGACTCAGGACTTCCAGTGGTCTATGGGCATTATCAAGGTCGGATTTATGCAGGATATTTTCACTTGGTACCAGAGAGCCACTGGCGGTACCCCCGAATCTATCCTCTACACCGTTGGCTCGATTTCCGTCGAAGTTCAGAAGCGAAGCCTGCAACTTGCCTCAAACAGTGTCGACCTTTTCAAGCGTGGCGCGGCAATGATGCCCCGAGCCATTGTCGACCTCGCCAAGCGTGGAAACATTCAGAACGATGACGGCACATATACCGTCTACGGTATTCAGCGCGTagccttcaaggccaagattgagTCGACAAACCTGTTTATGACAGGCCTCACCTTCTTTTGCGCCTTTGTTGTCATCACGGTCCTAGCCCTCGCCGCCTTCAAGGGCATCTTGGAGCTCTGCGTTCGCCAGAACTGGATGTCCAAGGACAAGTTCATGGACTTCCGCAACGGCTGGctcaccatcctcaagggTGTTTTGTTCCGCCTGACCCTTATTGGTTTCCCCCAGATGACTATTCTCTGCCTTTGGGAGTTTACCCAGCGCGACTCGCCGGCCGAAGTTGtcttggccgtcttcttcctctttggcaTGGTCTTCAGTCTCGCCTGGGGTGCCAGCAAGGTTATCCGCATCGCCCGCCGCTCCGTCGCCATGCACCGCAACCCGGCCTATATCCTCTTCTCGGATCCCCAGGCCCTCAACAAGTGGGGTTTCCTCTACGTCCAGTTCCGAGCCTCTGCCTACTACTTCATCGTTCCTATTCTGATCTACACCCTGGTCAAGTCCATGTTTGTGGCCCTGTCCCAAAAGAACAGCGTCGCTCAGGCTATTGGCTTCATTATCATTGAAGTTGGTTACCTGATTGCCGCTTCGGTTCTCCGACCCTGGATGGACAAGCCCACCAACTCGTTTAACATTGCCATTGGTGCCATCAACTTTATTAACGCGATTTTCcttctcatcttctccaacGTCTTTGGCCTGCCCAAGAtcgtcgttggtgttgtgggCGTCATTCTCTTCGTCCTCAACGCGGCTTTCGCCctcattcttcttctcatgCTTATCGTGTCGACCACCATTGTCTTCTTCCGAAAGAACCCCGATGCGCGGTACCAGTTTATGGCCGACGATCGTGCTTCTTTCATGAAGTCCCAGACCcagctcaacaccacgacTGAGCTTGATGCTCTTGCGGCTACCGCTCGAGGCGACAAGACGGGTTACAACAAGCacctcgaccttgatgaggaggattcTATGTCTTCGGAGAGCCTTCGGAGGCGAGCTGAGATGAACAAccagtcccagtcctcgtTCCACCGAGGTGATGCTCCTCCCCGATCCCCGGTGAACCCCTCGATGCCTCTATTCCCTGCCGACGGACGGCCTCAGAGCCCCTTCCGCTCTGCTTCCCCTAGCCCTTACCAGCAGTCGGGGTCGCCGCTCGTTCAGCAACGGTCAAACAACAACTCTAGCCCGGGTGGATACCGATCACAGAACAACGCTAG CCCATGGCAGCGAGGTGCCGGCTATGATCATTAA
- a CDS encoding C2H2-type domain-containing protein: protein MDYSVFPGDTDGLASEHHYHPYSSSSTHYSNHHFEGPIDPRLQPATMQRYLQEQPPLWFEPHPCPMPIPPYGYPSVVSSIAPGAQFRHDSPISYQQSLATSDNDPYVDSTQGPSTPPNNVISSPHIAPQDSHSPRFMLTGLADPGAGSDSSTSTPFYHDPSPNPFASLNNPTYGVNNKAQTFKAYPDLQDADTEDAQQADEGSISDLSSPTNHDDDDDEEYKPTRRAKSSRAPKSTPRRGRPRRSSSGTNASKTKISKPSPSSRTPMARRLVSSSAVNTKVCPHCSNGFTDQATLQKHINSLHKRPFTCVFHFAGCDKVFANKNEWKRHVWAQHLNLHYWLCTNGACGHASNQEGGDYSKDPTHGRIFRRKDLFTQHIRRMHAPAHVVKAEKDKNLPPDWVAQEKMMQNRAVRQRCELPLFMRCPAQNCRVEFNNATKTWDNRMEHVAIHLERAASNEEPAVLFGGANDVELTEWASSPNVNVIELTTGGWKTCQSLKATRVELCEAPSIDTILDEDAEGEECTYE, encoded by the coding sequence ATGGACTACAGCGTCTTCCCTGGGGATACTGATGGGCTGGCATCTGAACATCATTACCATCCCTattccagctccagcacGCATTACAGCAATCACCACTTCGAAGGCCCGATTGATCCTCGTCTCCAACCTGCAACCATGCAACGATACCTCCAGGAGCAACCACCCTTGTGGTTCGAACCGCATCCGTGCCCCATGCCAATCCCTCCCTATGGCTACCCTTCGGTTGTCTCGTCGATTGCACCTGGCGCGCAATTTCGACACGACTCCCCGATCTCATACCAGCAATCGTTGGCAACCAGCGATAATGACCCATACGTTGATAGCACCCAAGGCCCATCTACTCCTCCCAACAATGTCATCTCGTCCCCTCATATCGCCCCGCAGGATTCGCACTCTCCTCGATTTATGCTCACTGGCCTTGCCGACCCAGGCGCCGGCTCGGACAGTTCCACGTCGACTCCATTCTACCATGACCCCAGCCCGAACCCTTTCGCCTCGCTAAACAACCCAACATATGGGGTTAACAACAAGGCTCAGACGTTTAAGGCCTATCCCGACCTCCAGGACGCTGACACAGAAGATGCACAACAAGCCGACGAAGGGTCCATCAGTGATCTTTCCAGTCCAACCAAccacgatgacgacgatgacgaggaatACAAACCCACGCGCCGAGCCAAGTCATCCCGAGCCCCCAAGAGTACCCCCCGCCGTGGGCGCCCAAGACGATCGAGCTCTGGTACAAATGCCAGTAAAACAAAGATTTCCAAGCCGAGTCCTTCATCCCGCACTCCCATGGCCCGCAGGCTGGTCTCGTCGTCTGCTGTCAACACCAAAGTCTGCCCACACTGCAGCAACGGGTTCACAGATCAGGCAACGCTCCAGAAGCACATCAACTCCCTCCACAAGCGTCCTTTCACCTGCGTCTTCCACTTTGCGGGGTGCGATAAGGTGtttgccaacaagaacgaATGGAAACGTCACGTCTGGGCACAGCATCTGAACCTCCACTACTGGCTCTGCACCAATGGCGCATGCGGGCACGCATCGAATCAAGAGGGCGGCGATTACTCCAAGGATCCAACCCATGGTCGAATCTTTAGGCGAAAGGACCTGTTCACGCAACACATCCGTCGGATGCACGCGCCTGCTCATGTTGTCAAGGcagagaaggacaagaacctCCCTCCCGATTGGGTGGCgcaggagaagatgatgcaaAATCGGGCAGTTCGACAACGCTGCGAGCTGCCGCTGTTCATGCGTTGTCCTGCCCAGAACTGCCGCGTCGAGTTCAACAATGCCACAAAGACATGGGACAACCGCATGGAGCACGTTGCCATTCACCTGGAACGTGCGGCCAGCAATGAGGAGCCCGCAGTGCTATTTGGCGGTGCCAACGACGTTGAGCTCACGGAATGGGCGTCAAGCCCGAACGTGAATGTCATTGAGTTGACTACGGGAGGATGGAAGACATGCCAATCTCTCAAGGCGACCAGGGTCGAGCTCTGCGAAGCTCCAAGCATTGACACGATTCTAGACgaagacgccgagggcgaggagtGCACATACGAGTGA